In Bradyrhizobium guangxiense, the following are encoded in one genomic region:
- a CDS encoding ketopantoate reductase family protein: MRICFIGAGALGSTIGGTLVRGGAEVWLIDPFQAHVDAINASGLRILEGGVEAVVKVTACTSAAQVGIKADLVIVLVKSYHTRDAIRAAAPIIGPQTVVMSLQNGLGHEDILSEEVGRDRVMAGKTYVGGVLLGPGHVRSGVIGKETIIGELDGRLTERAQRISETFNRAGILTLLSDNILGTMWDKLFINVAGGGITAITGLTYGGLYSLPILEDCALAAISEGIAVAQAAGVKISIADPRRAWTMASAGLPPEFKTSMLQSLQSGNLTEVDYIHGSVVRWGAKFNVPTPVNSTLVALIKGLEYARHDYPGKA, encoded by the coding sequence ATGAGGATCTGCTTTATCGGAGCAGGGGCCCTAGGCTCGACCATTGGCGGCACACTGGTGCGCGGTGGAGCCGAGGTCTGGCTGATTGATCCGTTCCAGGCCCATGTTGACGCGATCAACGCCAGCGGGCTTCGTATTCTCGAAGGTGGCGTAGAGGCCGTCGTGAAGGTCACTGCCTGCACGTCCGCGGCCCAGGTCGGTATCAAGGCTGACCTCGTCATTGTCCTCGTCAAATCTTACCACACGCGAGACGCCATCCGCGCCGCTGCGCCGATCATCGGGCCGCAGACGGTTGTGATGTCGCTTCAGAACGGTCTTGGCCACGAGGACATCCTGTCGGAGGAAGTCGGTCGTGACCGGGTCATGGCGGGCAAGACCTACGTGGGTGGCGTGCTGCTGGGCCCCGGTCATGTTCGCTCCGGGGTGATCGGCAAGGAAACGATCATCGGCGAACTCGATGGGCGCTTGACGGAACGCGCACAGCGAATTTCCGAGACTTTCAACCGCGCCGGCATTCTCACGCTGCTCAGCGACAACATCCTGGGCACGATGTGGGACAAGCTGTTCATCAACGTCGCCGGCGGAGGAATTACCGCCATTACCGGCCTGACCTATGGCGGCCTCTATTCGCTCCCCATCCTGGAAGATTGTGCGCTGGCCGCGATTTCAGAGGGCATCGCAGTCGCGCAGGCCGCCGGCGTGAAGATCTCGATTGCCGACCCGCGCCGTGCCTGGACGATGGCGTCCGCTGGACTGCCGCCCGAGTTCAAGACGTCGATGTTGCAGAGCTTGCAGTCCGGCAATCTGACCGAGGTCGATTACATTCACGGCTCCGTCGTGCGTTGGGGGGCGAAGTTCAATGTCCCGACCCCCGTCAATTCGACCCTCGTCGCGTTGATCAAAGGGCTCGAATATGCCCGCCACGATTATCCAGGAAAGGCCTGA
- a CDS encoding VOC family protein: protein MSLPRAYVEHVAIRVPDVDRHIDFFREVLGLAIRDEQPADGPRPRQVWVLGSVQLIEDPDFVGPEGRLAHLGIMVDDYEGVLVRAAAWGAKALPAGPNWLELPGGLNIEILQASAGAVEAALAINPRA, encoded by the coding sequence ATGTCGCTGCCGCGCGCCTATGTCGAGCACGTCGCGATCCGCGTGCCGGACGTTGATCGTCACATCGACTTCTTTCGTGAGGTGCTTGGTCTTGCCATTCGCGACGAGCAACCCGCCGACGGCCCGCGTCCGCGTCAGGTATGGGTGCTCGGAAGCGTGCAGCTCATTGAGGATCCGGACTTCGTCGGACCGGAGGGGCGTCTCGCCCATCTCGGCATCATGGTCGACGATTACGAAGGTGTGCTCGTCCGTGCCGCCGCCTGGGGCGCCAAGGCGCTGCCCGCCGGGCCGAACTGGCTCGAGCTGCCGGGCGGCCTGAACATCGAGATCTTGCAAGCGAGCGCAGGCGCTGTGGAAGCCGCCCTGGCGATCAATCCCCGTGCCTAG
- a CDS encoding MaoC family dehydratase yields the protein MTDERYWDDAKVGDECVTPAVTVTEAMVNAYAELTGDFTPVHVDEDYARTTPFGTRVAHGLFGLSLADGLKTRADYRFLPGMSLGWTWDFKLPIKLGDTVHVKFRVGSMRATKREGWGIVVLPSELINQRGEVVQLGEHRLMIPMRPKTSVAGGQA from the coding sequence ATGACCGATGAGCGCTACTGGGACGATGCCAAGGTCGGTGACGAATGCGTCACCCCCGCGGTGACGGTCACCGAAGCGATGGTGAATGCCTATGCCGAACTGACGGGCGATTTTACGCCGGTCCATGTCGACGAGGATTACGCCAGGACCACACCATTCGGCACGCGCGTCGCGCACGGGCTGTTTGGTCTGTCGCTGGCCGACGGTTTGAAGACTCGTGCCGACTACCGCTTCCTTCCGGGAATGTCGCTGGGCTGGACGTGGGATTTCAAGCTGCCGATCAAGCTCGGCGACACCGTGCACGTGAAGTTCCGCGTTGGTTCAATGCGTGCCACGAAGCGGGAAGGGTGGGGCATCGTGGTGCTGCCCTCGGAGCTGATCAATCAGCGCGGGGAGGTGGTGCAGCTCGGTGAGCACCGGCTGATGATTCCGATGCGCCCGAAGACCAGCGTCGCGGGAGGGCAGGCATGA
- a CDS encoding CaiB/BaiF CoA transferase family protein, which produces MTAQDLPLKGIRVIDYSHFLAGPFMGRCLAAMGAEVIKVERPKAGDAGRAHGYFKDGQSGYFLQQNMGKQGLCIDLRDTRGLDLMMKLVDAADVFIENYRPGALERLGLGYKALSARNPGLIYCSVSAYGHTGPYADRPGFGLIAEAMSGALAQLGNPGEAPPLLRMPLADMYTGIHGVAAINAALVGRASSRRGQHIDLALYDCMVSMHDYAVQRYFLSGGSDLPQQTGSGQPDSTVYGVFPARDGNLVIAAQVDDAWRRLASLIGGDNLASDERFTTPPARNAHYAEAMEIVRNWALSQPSRDACLAALEEAGVPSAPVQTIEEVVKDPQIHARGMLVEQEHPVLGKVTLPNLPFRFSDCDTTVRTPAPLLGQDNRRIAESLGLSAELVEAMVRDGVLYNEVAVQE; this is translated from the coding sequence ATGACCGCACAGGATCTGCCGCTCAAAGGCATTCGCGTCATCGACTACAGCCATTTTCTGGCGGGTCCGTTCATGGGGCGTTGCCTCGCCGCGATGGGCGCGGAAGTCATTAAGGTGGAGCGTCCGAAGGCGGGCGATGCGGGCCGCGCCCATGGCTATTTCAAGGACGGACAATCCGGCTACTTCCTGCAGCAGAACATGGGCAAGCAGGGCCTGTGCATCGATCTGCGCGACACGCGTGGCCTCGACCTGATGATGAAGCTGGTCGACGCAGCCGACGTCTTCATCGAGAACTACCGCCCCGGCGCACTCGAGCGCCTCGGGCTCGGTTACAAGGCGCTCTCGGCGCGCAATCCCGGACTGATCTACTGTTCGGTCTCCGCCTATGGTCACACCGGTCCCTATGCCGACCGTCCGGGCTTCGGCCTGATCGCAGAGGCGATGTCGGGCGCCCTGGCGCAACTGGGTAATCCCGGCGAAGCGCCGCCGCTGCTGCGGATGCCACTGGCTGACATGTATACCGGCATTCACGGCGTGGCCGCCATCAATGCCGCGCTGGTCGGCCGCGCGTCGTCCCGGCGCGGTCAACACATCGATCTGGCGCTGTACGACTGCATGGTCTCGATGCACGACTATGCGGTGCAGCGCTACTTCCTCTCCGGCGGGAGCGACCTGCCGCAGCAGACCGGCAGCGGACAGCCGGACTCGACCGTCTACGGCGTCTTTCCGGCCAGGGATGGCAATCTTGTCATCGCCGCGCAAGTCGATGATGCCTGGCGACGATTGGCGAGCCTGATCGGGGGAGACAATTTGGCATCCGACGAACGCTTCACCACGCCTCCTGCGCGCAACGCCCATTATGCCGAAGCGATGGAGATCGTGCGCAACTGGGCGCTGTCGCAGCCGTCCCGGGACGCTTGTCTTGCCGCACTCGAGGAAGCAGGTGTGCCGTCGGCTCCGGTGCAGACGATCGAAGAGGTCGTGAAGGATCCGCAGATCCACGCGCGTGGCATGCTGGTCGAGCAGGAGCATCCTGTGCTCGGCAAGGTGACGTTGCCGAACTTGCCGTTCCGCTTCTCCGATTGCGACACCACGGTGCGAACCCCGGCGCCGCTGCTTGGCCAGGACAATCGCCGCATTGCAGAGTCGCTGGGACTTTCGGCCGAGCTCGTCGAGGCGATGGTGCGTGACGGGGTCCTCTACAACGAAGTCGCAGTGCAGGAGTGA